A window of Hypnocyclicus thermotrophus contains these coding sequences:
- the aspS gene encoding aspartate--tRNA(Asn) ligase, which produces MERIYIETLLKEKPQKAKLTGWVHRINSLGQVNFVILRDKTGVIQLVMTKEQLENLKLETPITVIGKVVENPKAINNIEMQVEDLNLLGKVYDSLPFEINKKTIQAKLETQLDNRTIALRRPNIRAIFKIQQEIEEGFKTYLKSKNFSQIHTPKIIDSSTEGGSEMFTVDYYGRRSFLAQSPQFYKQMMVGAGFERVFEIGHAYRAELHNTWRHLSEYISLDVEMGFIENEEDIMKLEEDILNYIFSHLNKTCKKELDMFNITLEENFKIPRISLKEAQDILLEKFNKRSPIGNLDAEGEKIFSKYVKETYNSDFIFVTEYPISKRPVYTMPHESKKEVTRSFDLIYKGLEITTGGQRIHDYKMLIENIKKFDMKPENFEFYTDTFKYGMPPHGGFAIGLERLTMQILNLTNIREASLIPRDLKRIKP; this is translated from the coding sequence ATGGAAAGAATTTATATTGAGACTTTATTAAAAGAAAAACCACAAAAAGCTAAATTAACTGGTTGGGTTCACAGAATTAATTCTTTAGGACAAGTAAATTTTGTAATTCTTAGAGATAAAACTGGTGTTATTCAATTAGTTATGACAAAAGAACAACTAGAAAATTTAAAGCTAGAAACACCTATTACTGTTATTGGTAAAGTAGTCGAAAACCCTAAAGCTATAAATAATATTGAAATGCAAGTTGAAGATTTAAATCTTCTTGGAAAAGTATATGATAGTTTACCATTTGAAATAAATAAAAAAACTATTCAAGCTAAATTAGAAACACAACTAGATAATAGAACTATTGCTCTTAGAAGACCAAATATAAGGGCTATATTTAAAATACAACAAGAAATTGAAGAAGGATTTAAAACATATTTAAAATCAAAAAATTTCTCACAAATACATACTCCAAAAATTATTGATTCTTCTACAGAAGGTGGAAGCGAAATGTTTACTGTTGATTACTATGGAAGAAGATCATTTTTAGCTCAAAGTCCTCAATTTTATAAACAAATGATGGTAGGAGCTGGTTTTGAAAGAGTATTTGAAATAGGACACGCTTATAGAGCTGAATTGCATAATACTTGGAGACATTTAAGCGAATATATAAGTTTAGATGTCGAAATGGGATTTATTGAAAATGAAGAAGATATAATGAAACTTGAAGAAGATATTCTAAACTATATTTTTTCTCATTTAAATAAGACTTGTAAAAAAGAATTAGATATGTTTAATATAACGTTAGAAGAAAATTTCAAAATACCTAGAATTTCATTAAAAGAAGCTCAAGATATTTTATTAGAAAAATTTAATAAACGTTCTCCAATAGGGAATCTTGATGCTGAAGGAGAAAAAATATTTTCTAAATATGTAAAAGAAACATATAATAGTGATTTTATTTTTGTAACAGAATATCCAATCTCAAAAAGACCTGTTTATACTATGCCTCATGAATCGAAAAAAGAAGTTACTAGAAGTTTTGATCTAATTTATAAAGGACTTGAAATAACAACTGGAGGGCAAAGAATACATGATTATAAAATGTTAATAGAAAATATTAAAAAATTTGATATGAAACCTGAAAATTTTGAATTTTATACAGATACATTTAAATATGGTATGCCACCTCATGGCGGATTTGCAATTGGTTTAGAAAGGTTAACAATGCAAATACTAAATTTAACTAATATCAGAGAAGCTAGTTTAATACCTAGAGATTTAAAAAGAATTAAACCATAA
- the gatA gene encoding Asp-tRNA(Asn)/Glu-tRNA(Gln) amidotransferase subunit GatA produces MDIFEMSAIEIREAIINKKISAIDLINKIYEKIEKEDKQINSFITLSKELAKKQAEEIDDKIKNGESLGKLAGIPIAIKDNICTDGIKTTCASKMLEDFIPPYDATVIKKLKAEDAIIIGKVNMDEFAMGSSCENSYFGPTKNPVDISRVPGGSSGGSSASVAAKFVPISLGSDTGGSIRQPAGFCGVTGLKPTYGKVSRFGLIAFGSSLDQIGPITRSIDDAALCLEVIQGHDKLDNTSAKLKYDTYLDKLNNVDIQNMKIAVAKEFIKKGLNEEIKNNFLETIEKFKSLGAKVEYISMPITEEGLSAYYIISSAEASSNLARFDGIRYGYRTKTYEDVNDIMVNSRTEAFGKEVKRRIMLGTYALSSGYYDAYYNRALKLKKKIKDQYKEIFEKYDLILSPISPVLPFKIGEKTSDPLEMYLADIYTININLAGVPAISIPSGKNKDGLPIGIQLIGKHFDEEKILRAAKAFEGVK; encoded by the coding sequence ATGGATATTTTTGAAATGAGTGCTATAGAGATAAGAGAAGCTATAATTAATAAAAAGATTAGTGCTATTGATTTAATAAATAAAATATATGAAAAAATAGAAAAAGAAGATAAACAAATAAATAGTTTTATTACTTTATCAAAAGAATTAGCTAAAAAGCAAGCTGAAGAAATAGATGATAAAATTAAAAACGGTGAAAGTTTAGGGAAATTGGCTGGAATTCCAATAGCTATAAAAGATAACATTTGTACTGATGGAATAAAAACAACTTGTGCTTCAAAAATGTTAGAAGATTTTATTCCGCCATATGATGCTACCGTTATAAAAAAATTAAAAGCTGAAGATGCTATAATTATAGGAAAAGTAAATATGGATGAATTTGCAATGGGTTCATCATGTGAAAATTCATATTTTGGACCTACTAAAAATCCAGTGGATATAAGTAGAGTTCCTGGTGGCTCTTCTGGTGGCTCTTCTGCTAGTGTTGCAGCAAAATTTGTTCCTATTTCCCTTGGTAGTGATACAGGAGGAAGTATAAGACAACCGGCTGGATTTTGTGGAGTTACAGGATTAAAACCTACTTATGGAAAAGTATCAAGATTTGGACTTATTGCTTTTGGTTCATCTCTTGATCAAATTGGTCCAATTACAAGAAGTATTGATGATGCTGCTCTTTGCTTAGAAGTTATTCAAGGTCATGATAAATTAGATAATACAAGTGCAAAACTTAAATACGATACTTATTTAGATAAATTAAATAATGTTGATATACAAAATATGAAAATTGCAGTTGCTAAAGAATTTATAAAAAAAGGATTAAATGAAGAGATTAAAAATAATTTTCTTGAAACAATAGAAAAATTTAAATCTCTTGGTGCTAAAGTAGAATATATCTCTATGCCCATTACAGAAGAAGGACTTTCAGCATATTATATAATATCTTCTGCTGAAGCTAGCTCAAATCTTGCTAGATTTGATGGTATAAGATATGGATATAGAACTAAAACGTATGAAGATGTAAATGATATCATGGTAAATTCAAGAACAGAAGCATTTGGAAAAGAAGTTAAAAGACGTATAATGTTAGGAACTTATGCTCTTTCTTCTGGATATTACGATGCCTATTATAATAGAGCTCTTAAATTAAAGAAAAAAATCAAAGATCAATACAAAGAAATTTTTGAAAAGTATGATTTAATATTAAGTCCAATATCACCTGTACTACCATTTAAAATAGGTGAAAAAACATCTGACCCTCTAGAAATGTATCTTGCTGATATTTATACTATAAATATCAACTTAGCTGGTGTTCCTGCTATATCAATTCCAAGTGGTAAAAATAAAGATGGATTGCCTATTGGAATTCAGCTAATTGGTAAACATTTTGATGAAGAAAAAATTCTTAGAGCTGCCAAAGCTTTTGAGGGGGTAAAATAA
- the gatB gene encoding Asp-tRNA(Asn)/Glu-tRNA(Gln) amidotransferase subunit GatB — protein MTLETIIGLEIHVELDTKTKIFCNCSTKFGKKPNENTCPICLGLPGTLPVMNERVIELAVKAGLAINCNINTLNKMDRKNYFYPDLPKAYQISQYDLPICQDGYVDIETEQGSKRIRINRIHMEEDAGKLVHDEFEPVSYIDYNRVGVPLIEIVTEPDIRSIDEAIIFLKTLKNILEYADISDCKMEEGSLRCDANISMRKVGDTKLNTRVELKNINSFKELEKALLKEQKRQSELYKYGEDYKIIQETRRWDSAKGKTIPMRGKEEAHDYRYFPEPDIIPLIVKNEILENAKASLPELPSIKKERFIKDYALTETDASIIVADKYLANYFEDIVKEGADAKNASNWILRDVIRILNEQKIEAKDFNLPAKELATIIKLTKENKINSSSATLVFDEILKTNKTALEIIEEKSLLQSNDSSEIEAIVDKVIFENENVVKQYKEGNKKVLGFLVGQIMKATKGKVNPKIANEILSKKLN, from the coding sequence ATGACTTTAGAAACTATTATTGGATTAGAAATACATGTTGAATTAGATACTAAAACAAAAATATTTTGTAATTGTTCAACTAAATTTGGTAAAAAACCTAATGAAAATACTTGTCCAATCTGTCTTGGACTTCCTGGTACTTTACCCGTAATGAACGAAAGAGTTATAGAACTAGCTGTAAAAGCTGGGCTCGCAATCAATTGTAATATCAATACTTTAAATAAAATGGATAGAAAAAATTATTTCTATCCTGATTTACCAAAAGCTTATCAAATATCTCAATATGATTTACCTATATGTCAAGATGGCTATGTAGATATTGAAACTGAACAAGGCTCTAAAAGAATAAGAATCAATAGAATTCATATGGAAGAAGATGCTGGTAAATTAGTACATGATGAATTCGAACCAGTATCATATATTGACTATAATAGGGTTGGTGTTCCTCTAATAGAAATAGTTACAGAACCTGATATTAGATCCATTGATGAAGCAATTATATTTTTAAAAACATTAAAAAATATTTTAGAATATGCTGATATATCAGATTGTAAAATGGAAGAAGGTTCTCTAAGATGTGACGCTAATATTTCTATGAGAAAAGTAGGAGATACAAAATTAAATACTAGAGTAGAATTAAAAAACATAAATTCATTTAAAGAACTTGAAAAAGCTCTACTTAAAGAACAAAAAAGACAATCTGAACTTTATAAATATGGTGAAGATTATAAAATTATACAAGAAACAAGAAGATGGGATAGTGCAAAAGGAAAAACTATACCTATGAGAGGAAAAGAAGAAGCACATGATTATAGATACTTTCCAGAACCTGATATTATCCCTTTAATTGTTAAAAATGAAATTTTAGAAAATGCAAAAGCATCTTTACCTGAATTACCAAGTATAAAAAAAGAAAGATTTATAAAAGATTACGCATTAACAGAAACTGACGCATCTATTATTGTAGCAGATAAATATTTAGCTAATTATTTTGAAGACATTGTAAAAGAAGGTGCTGATGCAAAAAATGCAAGTAATTGGATATTAAGAGATGTTATTCGAATATTAAATGAACAAAAAATAGAAGCAAAAGATTTTAATTTACCTGCTAAAGAATTAGCGACTATTATAAAACTTACTAAAGAAAACAAAATAAATAGTAGCTCTGCTACTCTAGTCTTTGATGAAATATTAAAAACTAATAAAACAGCTCTTGAAATAATTGAAGAAAAATCTTTATTACAATCAAATGATAGTAGTGAAATTGAAGCAATTGTTGATAAAGTTATTTTTGAAAATGAAAATGTCGTTAAGCAATATAAAGAAGGAAATAAAAAAGTACTAGGTTTCCTTGTTGGGCAAATAATGAAAGCAACTAAAGGAAAAGTGAATCCAAAAATTGCTAATGAAATTTTATCAAAAAAATTAAATTAA
- the gatC gene encoding Asp-tRNA(Asn)/Glu-tRNA(Gln) amidotransferase subunit GatC, which produces MKITVDKVNYIAKLAKLKFTKNEAENLAKEFETVLEHFATIDNFDLSDIESYDFSETNSEFRKDEVEVFENKEKLFKNTKKMNGTSIEIPKVIE; this is translated from the coding sequence ATGAAAATAACTGTTGATAAAGTAAATTATATTGCTAAATTAGCAAAATTAAAATTCACTAAAAATGAAGCTGAAAATTTAGCAAAAGAATTTGAAACTGTACTAGAACATTTTGCTACTATTGATAATTTCGATCTTTCTGATATAGAAAGTTATGATTTTAGTGAAACTAATTCAGAATTTAGAAAAGATGAAGTAGAAGTTTTTGAAAATAAAGAAAAGTTATTTAAAAATACTAAAAAAATGAATGGTACTAGTATAGAGATACCTAAAGTAATAGAATAA